In Gulosibacter molinativorax, a single window of DNA contains:
- the mltG gene encoding endolytic transglycosylase MltG — MDFTSNDKEPERPLTRREIREQQRQREREQAESELAAGAGADADEPEQTPEPVANAEPASRAEAAASAEPAPEGAPERTAMAFDDAVRPDASGSESADPFDTIFNDAIDGVGEDAPPSEVTMARAAKRKKRRRGGCLIIALVVIAALVGGGLFVWNQFGDRITDYLGITQTDYEGEGNGTEVEFTILPGDTGTSIGQRLQEQGVVLTADAFVSSILAMPAEPTFIPGTYVLQEEMSAASAVVALTDEKNRVEASVTIPEGTIMRDVFTLVEESTGIPVADLEAAAADPQSFGLPAQAQSLEGFLFPATYIFAPDDTAETVLTTMVDRTYESLASHGVPEQDVWDVIRLASLIEKEARFEEDFYKVSRVFLNRIDINMPLQSDATVTYGTGKYDRAATTDSERGDASNEYNTYEHNGMVIRPISNPGDLAIDAAMHPADGPWLYFVTVNLETGETVFSETYDQHQAAVDEWLKWLEENPDYG; from the coding sequence ATGGATTTCACGTCCAACGACAAGGAACCCGAGCGTCCGCTCACCCGCCGCGAAATTCGCGAGCAGCAGCGTCAGCGCGAGCGCGAACAGGCGGAGTCAGAGTTGGCTGCGGGGGCGGGTGCGGATGCGGATGAGCCCGAGCAGACGCCCGAGCCGGTCGCTAACGCCGAGCCCGCGTCGCGTGCCGAGGCTGCAGCGAGCGCCGAGCCTGCCCCCGAGGGCGCGCCGGAGCGAACCGCTATGGCGTTCGACGACGCGGTACGACCCGATGCTTCGGGCAGCGAGTCTGCGGATCCGTTTGACACGATCTTCAACGACGCGATCGACGGGGTCGGCGAGGATGCGCCGCCCAGCGAGGTCACGATGGCGCGTGCGGCAAAGCGCAAGAAGCGGCGCCGCGGCGGCTGCCTCATCATCGCGCTCGTTGTGATTGCCGCGCTCGTCGGCGGCGGGCTGTTCGTATGGAATCAGTTTGGCGATCGAATCACCGATTACCTCGGCATCACGCAGACGGACTACGAGGGCGAGGGGAATGGTACCGAGGTCGAGTTCACGATCCTCCCGGGTGACACGGGCACATCCATCGGTCAGCGACTGCAGGAGCAGGGCGTCGTGCTGACCGCCGACGCGTTCGTAAGCTCGATTCTGGCGATGCCGGCGGAACCGACCTTTATCCCGGGTACCTATGTCCTCCAGGAAGAAATGAGTGCCGCATCCGCCGTCGTGGCACTGACCGACGAGAAGAATCGTGTCGAGGCGAGCGTGACGATCCCGGAGGGGACGATCATGCGGGACGTCTTCACGCTTGTCGAGGAGTCGACCGGCATCCCGGTCGCCGACCTCGAGGCCGCGGCAGCCGATCCGCAGAGCTTCGGTCTGCCCGCGCAGGCGCAGTCGCTCGAGGGATTCCTGTTCCCAGCGACCTACATCTTCGCGCCCGACGACACCGCCGAGACCGTTCTCACGACGATGGTCGACCGCACGTACGAGTCGCTCGCGTCCCACGGCGTACCCGAACAGGACGTGTGGGATGTCATCCGCCTCGCGTCGCTCATCGAGAAGGAAGCTCGTTTCGAAGAGGATTTCTATAAGGTCTCGCGCGTGTTCCTCAACCGCATCGACATCAACATGCCGTTGCAGTCGGACGCGACGGTCACGTACGGCACCGGCAAGTATGACCGCGCCGCGACGACCGACTCGGAACGAGGGGACGCCAGTAATGAGTACAACACGTACGAACACAACGGCATGGTCATCCGGCCGATCTCGAACCCGGGCGACCTCGCGATCGATGCGGCAATGCATCCGGCCGACGGGCCCTGGCTCTACTTCGTGACGGTCAACCTCGAGACGGGGGAGACGGTCTTCAGCGAAACCTACGACCAGCATCAGGCTGCGGTCGACGAGTGGTTGAAGTGGCTCGAGGAGAACCCGGACTATGGCTAG
- a CDS encoding shikimate dehydrogenase family protein translates to MARPNTDGASTGGTSVPEGFFTQEPPRGVGARRFAVLGSPVEHSRSPQLHIAAYRALGLDWDYSRWEIPKGGVTQALSARGEGWGGFSVTAPHKAEALHFVRSASEDALRSGAVNTIVFDSLDPASDAIGENTDIPGALDAFGERGIERLDGPVDVLGGGGTAASLSIAAQRLGATHVRIWARRPEAAAELAERIGEGASAHDLADWALSDGVAGVIDTIPGGFDAKGKTFDDGRIRFAALFSAAYSPWPTSLAERWLAASGTIVTGLDLLLHQAVRQVRLFTGLGVDEALPDEGAVVSVMRAALDTASPTRES, encoded by the coding sequence ATGGCTAGGCCGAACACCGACGGGGCCAGCACCGGAGGCACGAGCGTGCCCGAAGGGTTTTTCACGCAAGAGCCGCCGCGTGGTGTCGGCGCGCGACGATTCGCGGTGCTCGGAAGTCCGGTCGAGCATTCGCGCTCGCCGCAACTGCACATCGCCGCCTATCGAGCGCTCGGACTCGATTGGGACTATTCCCGCTGGGAGATCCCGAAGGGCGGCGTGACGCAGGCTCTCTCGGCGCGCGGGGAAGGATGGGGCGGTTTCTCGGTGACCGCGCCGCACAAGGCCGAGGCGCTGCATTTCGTGCGTTCCGCAAGCGAGGATGCGCTGCGATCCGGTGCGGTGAACACCATCGTGTTCGACTCCCTCGACCCTGCGAGCGACGCTATCGGCGAGAACACCGATATCCCGGGCGCCCTCGATGCATTTGGCGAGCGGGGGATCGAGCGGCTCGACGGGCCGGTGGATGTGCTCGGTGGCGGAGGCACCGCGGCATCGCTCTCGATCGCGGCGCAGCGCTTGGGCGCAACGCACGTGCGTATCTGGGCGCGCCGGCCTGAGGCGGCTGCCGAACTTGCCGAGCGCATTGGCGAGGGTGCGAGCGCGCACGATCTTGCGGACTGGGCGCTGTCGGACGGCGTTGCGGGCGTGATTGACACCATCCCTGGCGGCTTTGACGCGAAGGGGAAGACGTTCGACGACGGCCGCATCCGTTTCGCCGCGCTCTTTTCGGCGGCGTACTCGCCCTGGCCGACGTCCCTCGCCGAGCGCTGGCTCGCAGCGTCGGGCACGATCGTGACAGGGCTTGACCTGCTGCTGCATCAGGCCGTCCGCCAGGTGCGGCTGTTTACCGGGCTCGGTGTCGACGAGGCGCTGCCCGACGAGGGTGCGGTCGTCTCCGTGATGCGTGCGGCCCTCGATACGGCTTCGCCTACTCGGGAATCGTGA
- the aroC gene encoding chorismate synthase, which produces MLRWLTAGESHGPELLALLEGVPAGVPISITEIQADLARRKLGYGRGGRMKFEQDEITLSSGIRHGYTIGSPVGIRIQNTEWPKWTEVMSPEPVGDEVFETGRGRRLTRPRPGHADLVGMQKYGFDEARPALERASARETAARVALGAVAKKLLAELGVRTVSHTVAIGDVHVPEDASWPVADDVEYLDTDPVRCLDAETSAAMVAKIDETRHNGDTIGGVTEVLVYGLPPGIGSYVHWDRRLDSRLAGALMSIQAIKSVEIGDGLETTRRPGSQAHDPLYAVDGKIHRAADRAGGIEGGMTTGTVLRARVGMKPIATVPHALHTVDVSTGENATAFHQRSDVCAVPASGVVAEAMTALVIANSLLEKFGGDSLEEVRRNIRGYLDAIPATLQTSDELVDPSDLDLDTLDDESMGDSRSEWKV; this is translated from the coding sequence ATGCTTCGTTGGCTTACTGCGGGGGAATCACATGGCCCCGAACTACTCGCACTCTTAGAAGGCGTTCCCGCCGGTGTTCCGATCTCCATCACGGAGATCCAGGCAGACCTCGCCCGGCGAAAGCTCGGCTACGGTCGCGGCGGCCGAATGAAATTCGAGCAGGACGAGATCACGCTCTCGAGCGGCATCCGCCACGGCTATACCATCGGCTCGCCCGTGGGCATCCGCATCCAAAACACCGAATGGCCGAAGTGGACCGAGGTCATGAGCCCCGAGCCCGTCGGCGACGAGGTCTTCGAAACCGGTCGCGGCCGCCGACTCACACGCCCGCGCCCGGGCCACGCCGACCTCGTCGGGATGCAGAAGTACGGCTTCGACGAGGCACGCCCCGCTCTCGAGCGTGCGAGCGCCCGCGAAACCGCCGCGCGCGTGGCGCTCGGCGCCGTTGCCAAAAAGCTGCTCGCCGAGCTCGGCGTCCGCACGGTCAGCCACACGGTCGCGATCGGCGACGTGCACGTGCCCGAGGACGCATCCTGGCCGGTCGCCGACGACGTCGAATACCTTGACACCGATCCGGTGCGCTGCCTCGACGCCGAGACCTCGGCCGCAATGGTCGCGAAGATCGACGAGACGCGCCACAACGGCGACACGATCGGCGGAGTCACCGAGGTGCTCGTGTATGGCCTCCCACCGGGAATCGGCTCGTACGTGCACTGGGATCGCCGCCTCGACTCGCGCCTCGCCGGTGCGCTCATGAGCATTCAGGCGATCAAGTCGGTGGAGATCGGCGACGGCCTCGAGACGACCCGCCGCCCGGGTTCGCAGGCCCACGATCCGCTGTACGCCGTGGACGGCAAGATCCACCGCGCCGCCGACCGGGCCGGTGGCATCGAGGGGGGCATGACGACCGGCACTGTGTTGCGTGCGCGCGTCGGCATGAAGCCCATTGCGACCGTCCCGCACGCGCTCCACACGGTCGACGTTTCGACGGGCGAGAACGCCACGGCGTTCCATCAGCGCTCCGACGTCTGCGCCGTGCCCGCTTCCGGCGTCGTCGCCGAGGCGATGACCGCACTCGTGATCGCAAACTCGCTGCTCGAGAAGTTCGGCGGTGACTCGCTCGAGGAAGTGCGCCGAAACATCCGCGGCTACCTCGACGCGATTCCCGCGACTCTGCAAACGAGCGACGAGCTCGTCGACCCGAGCGACCTCGACCTCGATACGCTCGACGACGAGTCGATGGGCGACTCGCGAAGTGAGTGGAAGGTATGA
- a CDS encoding shikimate kinase, whose product MSLVFIGPPAAGKSRAGKRIARRLDATFADTDKLFARDHGAIHDFIPREGEAEFRRIEREVVANALREYEIVSLGGGAILNADTQAELASEDHNVVLLVASPKAIEERISGKTNRPLLSGIDSWVETYNSRKEIYDRLADITIDTSFRPMWQVVNDVRRFLKNIDSPLVAKASDTELTAEDTEPGELVD is encoded by the coding sequence ATGAGCCTCGTCTTTATCGGCCCGCCCGCGGCGGGAAAGTCGCGCGCGGGCAAGCGCATCGCGCGTCGCCTTGATGCGACCTTCGCCGACACGGACAAGCTGTTCGCGCGCGACCACGGCGCGATTCACGACTTCATTCCACGCGAGGGCGAGGCCGAGTTTCGGCGCATCGAGCGAGAGGTCGTGGCGAACGCGCTGCGCGAGTATGAGATCGTCTCGCTCGGCGGAGGCGCGATCCTAAACGCGGACACCCAGGCCGAGCTCGCATCCGAAGACCACAATGTGGTGCTGCTCGTCGCGAGCCCCAAGGCCATCGAGGAGCGCATCAGCGGCAAGACGAACCGACCGCTCCTGAGCGGGATTGACTCGTGGGTTGAGACCTACAACTCGCGCAAGGAAATTTACGACCGGCTCGCGGACATCACGATTGACACGAGTTTCCGCCCGATGTGGCAGGTCGTGAATGACGTGCGCCGATTTCTCAAGAACATCGACTCGCCGCTCGTCGCGAAGGCGAGCGACACCGAACTGACCGCAGAAGACACCGAACCGGGGGAGCTCGTTGACTGA
- the aroB gene encoding 3-dehydroquinate synthase produces the protein MTDYVTLEAGGDHGPVLVGRGLITSLDTILPELLGDGVDQLLIVHQPTLGAISEEVRALLAPKFRRVLMAEVPDAESAKRVEVAEFLWQIMGQSDFTRSDAILAIGGGAVTDLAGWTAASWLRGIKVVQVPTTVLAMVDASIGGKTGVNTNEGKNLVGAFYPPTGVVVDLDSLAALPRNELVTGFAEAVKVGFIHSPEILDLIEADPDKATDPNSDEFRRILEISIRYKLEVTADDLKEAGGREMLNYGHTLGHAIEHGERYQWRHGAAVAVGMHFAAELARLSGRLSDADADRHLRILELLGLPTQYPAGRWQTLLSVMKRDKKARGSMLRFVVLDAIGKPAIMQAPDESLLFAAYQEIAS, from the coding sequence TTGACTGACTACGTAACGCTTGAAGCTGGCGGCGATCACGGACCCGTGCTCGTCGGGCGAGGCCTGATCACCTCGCTGGACACGATCCTGCCCGAGCTGCTCGGTGACGGCGTGGACCAGCTGCTCATCGTCCACCAGCCGACGCTCGGCGCGATTTCGGAGGAAGTGCGGGCGCTACTCGCCCCCAAGTTCCGACGCGTGCTGATGGCAGAGGTTCCGGATGCTGAATCTGCGAAGCGAGTCGAGGTTGCCGAGTTCCTCTGGCAGATCATGGGGCAGTCCGACTTCACCCGCTCCGACGCGATCCTCGCGATCGGCGGCGGCGCCGTGACCGACCTCGCGGGATGGACCGCCGCATCCTGGCTTCGTGGCATCAAGGTCGTGCAGGTCCCGACGACCGTACTCGCGATGGTCGACGCTTCCATCGGCGGCAAGACCGGCGTGAACACCAACGAGGGCAAGAACCTCGTCGGCGCGTTCTACCCGCCGACCGGCGTCGTGGTGGACCTCGACTCGCTGGCCGCGCTGCCGCGCAACGAGCTCGTGACGGGCTTCGCCGAGGCCGTCAAGGTCGGTTTTATCCACAGCCCCGAGATCCTCGACCTGATCGAGGCGGACCCCGATAAGGCGACGGACCCGAACTCGGATGAGTTCCGGCGCATCCTCGAAATCTCGATTCGCTACAAGCTGGAGGTGACCGCCGATGACCTGAAGGAAGCCGGCGGCCGCGAGATGCTCAACTACGGCCACACCCTGGGGCACGCGATCGAGCACGGCGAGCGCTATCAATGGCGTCACGGTGCGGCCGTCGCGGTGGGGATGCACTTCGCCGCGGAACTTGCACGGCTCTCGGGCAGGCTCTCGGACGCGGATGCGGATCGTCACCTGCGCATCCTCGAGCTGCTCGGCCTACCGACGCAGTATCCCGCGGGCCGCTGGCAGACGCTGCTTTCCGTCATGAAGCGCGACAAGAAGGCACGGGGTTCGATGCTTCGCTTCGTCGTGCTTGATGCGATCGGCAAGCCCGCGATCATGCAGGCGCCCGACGAGTCGCTCCTGTTTGCGGCCTATCAAGAAATCGCGTCCTAA
- the efp gene encoding elongation factor P: protein MASTADIKNGLVMIIDGQLWQVIEFQHVKPGKGGAFVRTKLKNVVSGKTVDRTFNAGAKIDTATVDRRDFQYLYQDGEDFVFMDVKDYDQLTVSGTIVGDAANYMLEQQQVQIAMYEGAPLYIELPPSVVLEITYTEPGLQGDRSNAGTKPATLETGAEIQVPLFVDQGTRVKVDTRSGDYLGRVND, encoded by the coding sequence ATGGCATCAACTGCCGACATCAAAAACGGTCTCGTAATGATCATCGATGGTCAGCTCTGGCAGGTCATCGAATTCCAGCACGTTAAGCCCGGTAAGGGTGGCGCGTTCGTTCGTACCAAGCTGAAGAACGTCGTCTCGGGCAAGACCGTGGACCGCACGTTCAACGCCGGCGCAAAGATCGACACCGCGACCGTCGACCGCCGAGACTTCCAGTACCTTTACCAGGACGGCGAAGACTTCGTGTTTATGGACGTCAAGGACTACGACCAGCTCACCGTGTCGGGAACCATCGTTGGTGACGCCGCGAACTACATGCTTGAGCAGCAGCAGGTCCAGATCGCGATGTACGAGGGTGCTCCGCTCTACATCGAGCTGCCGCCGTCGGTTGTCCTCGAGATCACCTACACCGAGCCGGGCCTGCAGGGCGACCGCTCGAACGCCGGCACGAAGCCCGCGACCCTTGAGACCGGTGCCGAGATTCAGGTGCCGCTGTTCGTTGATCAGGGCACCCGCGTGAAGGTCGACACTCGCTCGGGCGACTACCTCGGTCGCGTGAACGACTAG
- the nusB gene encoding transcription antitermination factor NusB, giving the protein MSARTKARKRALDMLFQADLVERPLAEVLADEQVRAAGEPEREASWRYARQIVSGVAEHFDDIDTEIEATSREWRLERMPRVDRAILRIGVWEIRYNEEVPNAVAIAEAVSSATEYSTEDSSRFINGVLGRIADRHTA; this is encoded by the coding sequence GTGAGCGCCAGGACGAAGGCGCGCAAGCGCGCGCTCGACATGCTGTTCCAGGCCGACCTCGTAGAGCGCCCGCTCGCCGAGGTCCTCGCCGACGAACAGGTTCGTGCGGCAGGCGAGCCCGAGCGCGAGGCATCGTGGCGCTATGCGCGCCAGATCGTCTCGGGCGTCGCCGAGCACTTCGATGATATCGACACCGAGATCGAGGCGACCTCTCGCGAGTGGCGCCTCGAGCGGATGCCGCGCGTTGATCGTGCCATCCTCCGCATCGGCGTGTGGGAGATTCGCTACAACGAGGAAGTGCCGAATGCGGTCGCGATTGCCGAGGCAGTTTCGAGCGCGACCGAATACTCGACCGAAGACTCGAGCCGTTTCATCAACGGCGTGCTCGGTCGCATCGCCGATCGGCACACCGCCTAG
- the pyrR gene encoding bifunctional pyr operon transcriptional regulator/uracil phosphoribosyltransferase PyrR — protein MAERIVLQPGDISRALMRIAHQIIEANQGTEDVVLLGIPTRGVPLAKRLGENLHAIGALEGDDFDPEASVGMLDITMYRDDLRRRPLTESHPTSIPVSGIDDKTVVLVDDVLYSGRTIRAALDAISDIGRPQRVQLAVLVDRGHRELPIRADFVGKNLPSARSERISVELTEIDGGEDRVIIRDQAGESGQPGDTGDIGGTGNTERGSTTR, from the coding sequence GTGGCAGAGCGCATCGTGCTCCAACCCGGCGACATTTCGCGCGCGCTTATGCGCATTGCCCACCAGATCATCGAGGCGAATCAGGGCACCGAAGACGTCGTGCTGCTCGGCATCCCCACTCGTGGCGTGCCTCTCGCGAAGCGACTCGGTGAGAATCTGCACGCGATCGGCGCCCTCGAGGGTGACGATTTCGACCCCGAGGCGTCGGTCGGGATGCTCGACATCACGATGTATCGGGATGACCTTCGGCGGCGTCCGCTGACCGAGTCGCACCCGACATCCATCCCGGTGAGCGGGATCGATGACAAGACGGTCGTGCTCGTCGACGACGTGCTGTATTCCGGCCGGACGATCCGGGCCGCCCTCGACGCGATTAGCGACATCGGCCGCCCCCAGCGGGTTCAGCTCGCCGTATTGGTCGACCGTGGCCACCGCGAGCTGCCGATTCGCGCGGACTTTGTCGGCAAGAACCTGCCTTCGGCGCGGAGCGAGCGGATCTCGGTCGAGCTCACGGAGATCGACGGCGGCGAGGACCGCGTCATCATTCGGGATCAGGCGGGCGAATCCGGCCAGCCAGGCGACACAGGCGATATAGGCGGTACAGGCAATACCGAGCGGGGGAGCACCACCCGATGA